One Haloplanus sp. GDY1 DNA segment encodes these proteins:
- a CDS encoding DUF6036 family nucleotidyltransferase, producing MRPTFGREYIENEFQRIGDGLSEPLTVYLIGGGAMSLRDLKGATKDIDLVVPDGDAYGKLWAVLMDLGYAEVQSLDPDYRALGATSCVENDDGCRLDIFNQQVANKLVLTDGMQERSEPFLNLDRLTVRLVSNEDIFLFKAIAGRDDDIEDMNMLVQAGLDYDVVRIELEAQIERLGDDQFATFANEALVELEERYGVTTPIEGRVQELTNRYYRGLEVLQALDEPMTVDELAVELELDTDEVHDRIAYLSTFDRAQRDGDTVRPVE from the coding sequence ATGAGACCAACATTCGGACGCGAGTACATCGAGAACGAATTCCAGCGCATCGGAGACGGCCTATCTGAACCGCTCACGGTCTACCTGATCGGTGGTGGCGCGATGTCGCTGCGCGACCTCAAGGGGGCGACGAAAGATATCGACCTGGTCGTCCCGGATGGCGACGCGTACGGCAAGCTGTGGGCCGTCCTGATGGATCTCGGGTATGCGGAGGTCCAGTCGCTAGATCCAGATTATCGGGCGCTGGGGGCGACGAGTTGCGTCGAGAACGACGATGGGTGTCGCCTCGACATTTTCAATCAGCAGGTCGCGAACAAGCTCGTGCTCACCGACGGGATGCAAGAGCGCAGTGAGCCGTTCCTCAACCTGGATCGACTGACGGTCCGGCTGGTCAGCAACGAGGATATCTTCCTGTTCAAGGCGATCGCCGGCCGCGACGACGACATCGAGGACATGAATATGCTCGTGCAGGCCGGCCTCGATTACGACGTCGTCCGGATTGAACTCGAAGCCCAGATCGAACGCCTGGGGGACGATCAGTTCGCCACGTTCGCGAACGAGGCCCTGGTTGAACTCGAGGAGCGATACGGGGTGACCACGCCGATCGAGGGCCGCGTCCAAGAGCTCACGAACAGGTACTACCGGGGGCTCGAAGTCCTCCAGGCACTCGATGAACCGATGACGGTCGACGAACTGGCCGTCGAACTGGAGCTGGATACCGACGAGGTTCACGACCGGATCGCGTATCTCTCAACGTTCGACCGGGCCCAACGAGATGGCGACACGGTCCGTCCCGTGGAGTAG
- a CDS encoding helix-turn-helix transcriptional regulator encodes MLRRIELEVLATVDRGDTISELATKLDHSESYLSRAVGDLVEKGLVYTERDGRRKRVVPSDARAVELYRDLVRQHSHIEFPELLTGKALEVLYYLDQPRTVSEIADRSDNYRNTVNRVLKRFRDRGLVGTADGRYDFNADFDRLHEFARELAHHLHRHRLEAVAPKGTILWEDYDEFLAQADTEIDAEAFHETGLARFAAFDLQFLLTGHRYYRYSEDLDAVSPAELCCHTLVIDDGSRHRSYCLLLLSHVDVDEADLRAQAAKYGLEDEIDALLRYLETHGEVDDERLPEWDEFQELAADYEVPLPQ; translated from the coding sequence GTGCTCCGGCGCATCGAACTCGAGGTCCTCGCCACGGTCGACCGCGGCGACACGATCTCCGAACTCGCGACGAAACTCGACCACAGCGAGAGCTACCTCTCTCGTGCCGTCGGCGACCTCGTCGAGAAAGGGCTTGTCTACACGGAACGCGATGGCCGGCGAAAACGAGTCGTCCCGTCGGATGCCCGCGCCGTCGAACTCTATCGGGACCTCGTCCGCCAGCACTCCCACATCGAGTTCCCCGAGCTGCTGACCGGGAAGGCACTCGAGGTGCTGTACTACCTCGACCAGCCGCGAACCGTCTCCGAGATCGCCGACCGGAGCGACAACTACCGCAACACGGTCAACCGCGTCCTCAAGCGGTTTCGCGACCGTGGTCTCGTCGGGACGGCCGACGGCCGCTATGACTTCAACGCCGATTTTGACCGCCTCCACGAGTTCGCCCGGGAACTCGCACACCATCTACATCGTCACCGCCTCGAAGCCGTCGCCCCGAAGGGCACGATTCTCTGGGAGGACTACGACGAATTCCTCGCCCAGGCCGACACGGAGATCGACGCGGAGGCGTTCCACGAAACCGGGCTCGCCCGATTCGCGGCCTTCGACCTCCAGTTCCTGCTCACCGGCCACCGTTACTACCGCTACTCCGAGGACCTCGACGCAGTCTCGCCGGCGGAGCTCTGCTGTCACACGCTGGTAATCGACGATGGCAGCCGCCACCGCTCGTACTGTCTCCTTCTCCTCAGCCACGTCGACGTCGACGAGGCGGACCTCCGAGCGCAGGCGGCGAAGTATGGCCTCGAAGACGAAATCGACGCCTTGCTTCGCTACCTCGAGACGCACGGCGAGGTTGATGACGAACGGCTCCCGGAGTGGGATGAGTTCCAGGAGCTGGCGGCTGACTACGAGGTGCCACTCCCACAATGA